In Streptomyces sp. NBC_00878, a single window of DNA contains:
- a CDS encoding phenylalanine aminomutase (D-beta-phenylalanine forming), which translates to MTYTLSLDRRVRLADIESIAAPEGPEVALDGAARERVDASRRTLEKFVADGRIIYGVTTSMGGFVDWLVPVSMARQLQENLLNAVATNVGERLDDVTVRAIMVSRIASLSRGNSAISLANLDKLIAVVNSGVVPCVPEKGSLGTSGDLGPLAAIALVCIGQWKARLGGEVLPGAEALRRVGIAPMELSYKEGLALINGTSGMVGLGSLNVQRARRLLRSYLLISALSVEALAGKTKPFDPRVHRLKPHLGQLEVADYLWRTLGDSRLAVDELDTEHLLADEIGETAKAGSQSIEDAYSVRCTPQILGPVLDSLGTIERTVEDELNSSNDNPLVNPDETEVFHNGHFHGQYVSMAMDHLVIAMTTLMNLSNRRIDRFLDNSNSNGLPAFLCREDPGLRLGLMGGQFMTASLTAETRAMAMPMSIQSLSTTADFQDIVSFGFVAARRAREVLDNVAHVVAFELLCACQAVDIRGTDGLSSATRVLYEQTREVIPYLDHDITITEYVEELAQRLLTHPSLG; encoded by the coding sequence ATGACGTACACCCTGTCCCTGGACCGCCGCGTACGGCTGGCGGACATCGAGTCGATCGCCGCCCCGGAGGGCCCTGAGGTGGCTCTGGACGGTGCGGCGCGAGAGCGGGTCGACGCCTCCCGGCGCACGCTGGAGAAGTTCGTGGCGGACGGCCGAATCATCTACGGCGTCACCACCAGCATGGGCGGGTTCGTCGACTGGCTCGTGCCCGTTTCCATGGCACGCCAGTTGCAGGAGAACCTGCTCAACGCGGTGGCGACCAACGTGGGGGAGCGCCTGGACGACGTCACCGTCCGCGCGATCATGGTGTCCCGCATCGCGTCGCTCTCCCGCGGCAACTCGGCCATTTCCCTGGCCAACTTGGACAAGCTCATCGCGGTGGTGAACTCGGGAGTCGTGCCCTGTGTCCCGGAGAAGGGGTCACTCGGTACCAGTGGCGACCTCGGCCCGCTCGCCGCCATCGCGCTGGTCTGCATAGGCCAGTGGAAGGCTCGGCTGGGCGGCGAGGTCCTGCCGGGCGCCGAGGCGCTGCGACGAGTCGGCATCGCTCCGATGGAGCTCAGCTACAAGGAAGGCCTCGCCCTGATCAACGGCACGTCGGGGATGGTCGGCCTGGGCTCACTCAATGTGCAGCGGGCCCGTCGGCTACTGCGGTCGTACCTGCTCATCTCGGCACTGTCCGTGGAGGCACTGGCGGGCAAGACCAAGCCGTTCGACCCACGGGTCCACCGGCTCAAGCCGCATCTCGGACAGCTGGAGGTCGCGGACTACCTGTGGCGGACGCTGGGCGACTCCCGACTCGCGGTCGACGAACTCGATACCGAGCACCTGCTCGCGGACGAGATCGGAGAAACCGCGAAGGCTGGGTCGCAGTCGATCGAGGACGCCTACTCCGTCCGGTGCACACCCCAGATCCTCGGACCGGTTCTGGACAGCTTGGGCACGATCGAGCGAACCGTCGAGGACGAGCTGAATTCCTCCAACGACAATCCGCTTGTCAACCCCGATGAGACGGAGGTCTTCCACAACGGGCACTTCCACGGACAGTACGTGTCCATGGCGATGGACCACCTGGTGATCGCCATGACGACCCTGATGAACCTCTCCAACCGCCGGATCGACCGATTCCTGGACAACAGCAACAGCAATGGGCTGCCTGCCTTCCTGTGCCGGGAGGATCCGGGCCTGCGGCTGGGTCTGATGGGTGGGCAGTTCATGACCGCATCGCTGACTGCGGAGACCCGGGCGATGGCGATGCCCATGTCCATCCAGTCCTTGAGCACCACCGCGGACTTCCAGGACATCGTCTCGTTCGGCTTCGTCGCGGCACGCCGTGCCCGGGAGGTGCTGGACAACGTGGCCCACGTGGTGGCGTTCGAGCTCCTGTGCGCCTGCCAGGCGGTGGACATCCGCGGTACCGACGGCCTGTCCTCGGCCACCCGCGTCCTGTACGAACAGACCCGGGAAGTGATCCCGTACCTCGACCACGACATCACGATCACCGAGTACGTGGAAGAGCTCGCCCAACGGCTGCTGACTCACCCGAGCCTGGGCTGA
- a CDS encoding 3-hydroxyacyl-ACP dehydratase FabZ family protein yields MPSSPPKATMSALPVPRAWSERTADGTHAVLRLPVDLGADYMAGHYPGYPILPGVVVMDWVQQAVDSLHGSDLRLCRIDRARFVRPLFPGDVLELAIQVRRRESNGEAISANARIVRSDRQLAVELDATFGPVGPHA; encoded by the coding sequence GTGCCCTCCTCACCGCCGAAAGCGACCATGTCCGCCCTGCCCGTACCCCGGGCATGGAGCGAGCGGACAGCCGACGGCACACACGCCGTCCTGCGGCTTCCGGTGGATCTCGGCGCCGACTACATGGCCGGCCACTATCCGGGCTACCCGATTCTGCCCGGAGTGGTCGTCATGGACTGGGTACAGCAGGCGGTCGACAGCCTCCACGGCAGCGACCTGCGACTGTGCCGCATCGACAGAGCACGCTTCGTCCGGCCCCTCTTCCCGGGAGACGTACTGGAACTCGCCATCCAGGTGCGCCGCCGCGAATCGAACGGTGAGGCGATCTCCGCCAACGCCCGGATAGTGCGCTCGGACCGCCAACTGGCCGTCGAGCTCGACGCCACGTTCGGACCGGTGGGGCCCCATGCTTGA
- a CDS encoding 3-hydroxyacyl-ACP dehydratase FabZ family protein, whose protein sequence is MVLLDTVGEYSPTSLVATKAITGSESCYRDLADSTPLAGFAYPQALMVESFGQACSLLWTLAGLGPPDRIPLLVGVSDLVFHSPSLPGDVLEHQVRLVHSSETACEFTGRSHVNGDTVLSVRSLLVASLPGPSPT, encoded by the coding sequence ATGGTTCTGCTCGACACCGTCGGGGAGTACTCGCCGACCTCGCTCGTCGCCACGAAGGCGATCACCGGCTCCGAAAGCTGCTACCGGGACCTCGCGGACAGCACGCCCCTCGCGGGCTTCGCGTACCCGCAGGCGCTCATGGTGGAGTCGTTCGGTCAGGCGTGTTCTCTTCTCTGGACATTGGCCGGTCTCGGTCCGCCGGACCGCATCCCTTTGCTGGTCGGAGTGAGCGACCTGGTTTTCCACTCGCCGTCCCTCCCGGGGGACGTCCTGGAACATCAGGTCCGACTCGTGCACAGCTCCGAAACCGCTTGCGAGTTCACGGGCCGGTCCCACGTGAACGGCGACACCGTTCTCAGCGTCCGCTCCCTGCTGGTTGCTTCGCTGCCCGGCCCCTCCCCCACGTAA
- a CDS encoding acyl carrier protein translates to MQDIDHPAVRIRSIVAGILDLRPDHIDDDEDFIDSYRADSLNLIEIVAQLEKHYQVELPPDELQRARSVNALRDLLVRLLDETRIPDSAG, encoded by the coding sequence ATGCAGGACATCGACCACCCGGCCGTACGAATCCGATCGATCGTCGCCGGCATTCTGGACCTGAGGCCGGACCACATCGACGACGACGAGGACTTCATCGACTCCTACCGGGCGGATTCCCTCAACCTGATCGAGATCGTCGCCCAGCTGGAGAAGCACTACCAGGTGGAGCTGCCCCCGGACGAGCTGCAACGCGCACGCTCCGTCAACGCCCTTCGAGACCTGCTCGTCCGGCTCCTGGACGAAACCCGGATCCCGGATTCGGCGGGTTAG
- the fabG gene encoding 3-oxoacyl-ACP reductase FabG, producing the protein MSIDSSEAGAVAEARPVALVTGGSRGIGRAVAVRLARDGFDVALCYRSDADAAELVGKEVRDAGRRVLVRRVDVADRDGVRGFVADVEAGLGPVAAVVASAGITRDRPLALMSDDEWDTVLRTNLDGTYNLLRAVARSMARRSAGAIVTLSSVAGVVGNVGQANYSASKAGIIALTQVMAKEFARFGVRANAVAPGFIDTEMVASVSKSAVLDRIPLGRFGTPEEVAGLVSYLLSPEAAYVTGQVFRIDGGVAL; encoded by the coding sequence ATGTCCATCGATTCGAGCGAGGCCGGTGCGGTGGCGGAGGCCAGGCCGGTGGCTCTGGTGACCGGCGGGTCGCGGGGGATAGGACGGGCGGTCGCCGTACGGCTGGCGCGCGACGGGTTCGATGTGGCGTTGTGTTATCGCTCTGACGCCGATGCAGCCGAATTGGTCGGCAAGGAGGTTCGCGATGCCGGGAGGCGGGTGCTGGTCCGGCGCGTCGACGTCGCCGACCGCGACGGGGTTCGCGGCTTCGTCGCCGATGTCGAGGCCGGGCTCGGGCCCGTCGCAGCGGTCGTGGCATCCGCCGGGATCACCCGGGACCGACCGCTCGCGCTGATGTCCGACGACGAGTGGGACACCGTGCTGCGGACCAACCTCGACGGCACCTACAACCTGCTGCGCGCGGTGGCCCGCTCGATGGCCCGGCGCAGTGCGGGGGCGATTGTCACCCTGTCGTCGGTCGCGGGAGTCGTCGGCAACGTCGGGCAGGCCAACTACTCCGCGTCCAAGGCTGGGATCATCGCGCTCACCCAGGTAATGGCGAAGGAGTTCGCGCGGTTCGGCGTGCGCGCCAATGCCGTGGCCCCCGGCTTCATCGATACCGAGATGGTCGCCTCCGTGTCCAAGAGCGCTGTCCTCGACCGCATACCGCTGGGCCGTTTCGGCACACCCGAAGAGGTGGCCGGGCTGGTCTCCTATCTGCTCTCGCCCGAGGCCGCATATGTCACGGGCCAGGTGTTCCGCATCGACGGCGGCGTGGCACTGTGA
- a CDS encoding IS630 family transposase, with product MAEPVRARRLTDQEGQRLQQIVRRGRHESVRVRRALIIMASASGTPVAAIARLAAAHEDTVRDVIHAFNEKGLAALDPRWAGGRPRLISDDEREFIIATARTRPVTLGRPFTHWSLRKLTEYLARNRVRTVKVGRERLRQILREHGISFQRTRTWKESRDPDKDAKLDRIEHVTSRFLDRCFAFDQFGPLSIRPCHGSGWAGEKKPDRLPATYHRTHGIRYFHGCYSLGDDQLWGVTRRRKGGDHSLSALKSIRAARPDGAPVYVIMDNLSANKTPAIRTWARKNKVELCLTPTSASWANPIEAQFGPLRNFVMGNSNHPNHTVLSWKLQDYLRWRNANARHPDVLAAQRRERAKVRSERQQRWGRPRPKAA from the coding sequence ATGGCAGAGCCGGTCAGAGCACGGCGGTTGACTGATCAAGAGGGCCAGAGACTGCAGCAGATCGTCCGGCGGGGCCGCCATGAGTCCGTACGGGTCCGTCGGGCACTGATCATCATGGCGTCGGCGTCGGGCACTCCCGTGGCGGCGATCGCACGGCTGGCCGCCGCGCACGAGGACACCGTCCGGGACGTGATCCATGCGTTCAACGAGAAGGGCCTGGCCGCGCTGGACCCTCGGTGGGCGGGAGGCCGTCCCCGCCTGATCAGCGATGACGAACGCGAGTTCATCATCGCGACGGCCAGGACCCGCCCAGTCACGCTGGGACGCCCGTTCACGCACTGGAGCCTTCGCAAGCTCACCGAGTACCTGGCCCGCAACCGGGTCCGGACGGTGAAGGTCGGCCGGGAACGACTGCGGCAGATCCTGCGCGAGCACGGGATCTCGTTTCAGCGGACCCGCACCTGGAAGGAGTCCAGGGATCCCGACAAGGACGCCAAACTCGACCGCATCGAGCACGTGACCAGCCGTTTCCTGGACCGGTGCTTCGCGTTCGACCAGTTCGGTCCGCTGTCGATCCGGCCCTGCCACGGCTCCGGCTGGGCCGGGGAGAAGAAACCGGACCGGCTGCCGGCCACCTATCACCGCACTCACGGTATCCGGTACTTCCACGGCTGCTATTCCCTCGGCGATGACCAGTTGTGGGGCGTGACCCGCCGCCGCAAAGGCGGTGACCACAGCCTCTCGGCGCTGAAGTCGATCCGGGCCGCCCGCCCCGACGGCGCCCCCGTCTACGTGATCATGGACAATTTGTCGGCGAACAAGACCCCGGCCATCCGGACCTGGGCCAGGAAGAACAAGGTCGAGTTGTGCCTGACGCCGACGAGCGCGTCGTGGGCCAACCCGATCGAGGCTCAGTTCGGGCCCCTGCGCAACTTCGTCATGGGCAACTCCAACCACCCCAACCACACCGTCCTGTCCTGGAAGCTTCAGGACTACCTGCGCTGGCGCAACGCCAACGCCCGTCACCCCGACGTCCTGGCCGCCCAGCGCCGCGAACGCGCCAAGGTCCGCAGCGAACGCCAGCAACGCTGGGGCCGACCACGACCCAAAGCCGCCTGA
- a CDS encoding IS701 family transposase: MTPDEIAVVRGELETFAAEVFEPFARKDQRRWGQVYVRGLLTDGQRKSVEPMAARLGEDGNRQALANFITTSPWDPAHIRAQLAWRMEETIGPKALIFDDTGFLKDGMASACVSRQYTGTAGKVTNCQVGVSLHLASDHASAAVNWRLFLPRTWDPASPEADADKVARRTACGIPDDVGHVEKWQLALDMLDETRSWGIEVPLAVADAGYGDAAAFRHGLQARGLNYVVGISTTLSAQPADAVPVAGPYCGTGRPPLAKYPDKPRSVKELVIAAGRKAARPVQWREGSRPGTGRFGRKRMYSRFVALRIRPAGREVRQATDGPELPVCWLLAEWPAGENEPVQFWLSDLPSGMPLTTLVRLAKLRWRIEHDYREMKQALGLAHFEGRTWGGWHHHVTLVSVAHAFCTLQRLARAPKDPAPA; this comes from the coding sequence GTGACTCCGGACGAGATTGCTGTGGTGCGTGGTGAGTTGGAGACGTTCGCGGCGGAGGTGTTCGAGCCGTTCGCGCGCAAGGATCAGCGCCGGTGGGGGCAGGTTTATGTGCGGGGGCTGCTGACCGACGGGCAGCGTAAGTCGGTCGAGCCGATGGCCGCCCGGCTCGGGGAGGACGGCAATCGTCAGGCACTGGCCAACTTCATCACCACCAGCCCCTGGGACCCGGCGCACATCCGGGCCCAGCTCGCCTGGCGGATGGAGGAGACGATCGGGCCCAAGGCCCTCATCTTCGACGACACCGGGTTCCTCAAGGACGGGATGGCCTCGGCATGCGTGTCGCGGCAGTACACCGGCACCGCGGGCAAGGTCACCAACTGCCAGGTCGGCGTCTCACTCCACCTCGCGTCCGACCACGCCTCGGCGGCGGTCAACTGGCGGCTGTTCCTGCCCCGGACATGGGATCCCGCCTCACCGGAGGCCGATGCGGACAAGGTCGCCCGCCGCACCGCCTGCGGCATCCCGGACGATGTCGGGCATGTGGAGAAGTGGCAGCTGGCCCTGGACATGCTCGACGAGACCCGCTCGTGGGGGATCGAGGTGCCGCTGGCCGTCGCGGACGCCGGATACGGCGACGCTGCCGCGTTCCGGCACGGACTGCAGGCCCGCGGCCTGAACTACGTGGTGGGGATCTCCACCACACTGTCGGCCCAGCCCGCCGACGCGGTGCCGGTGGCCGGGCCGTACTGCGGGACGGGACGCCCGCCGCTGGCCAAGTATCCCGACAAGCCGCGGTCGGTGAAGGAGCTGGTCATCGCGGCGGGCCGGAAGGCTGCCCGGCCGGTGCAGTGGCGAGAGGGCTCCCGGCCCGGCACCGGCCGCTTTGGCCGTAAGCGGATGTACTCCCGCTTCGTGGCCTTGCGCATCCGGCCTGCCGGACGCGAGGTCCGCCAGGCCACCGACGGCCCGGAACTGCCCGTGTGCTGGCTGCTGGCCGAATGGCCCGCCGGTGAGAACGAGCCGGTGCAGTTCTGGCTGTCCGACCTGCCCTCCGGCATGCCTCTGACCACGCTGGTCCGCCTCGCCAAACTCCGCTGGCGCATCGAGCACGACTACCGGGAGATGAAGCAGGCCCTGGGACTTGCCCACTTCGAGGGCCGGACCTGGGGCGGCTGGCACCACCACGTCACCCTCGTCTCCGTCGCGCACGCCTTCTGCACCCTGCAACGACTGGCCCGGGCCCCAAAAGACCCAGCACCGGCCTGA
- a CDS encoding RICIN domain-containing protein, protein MRVFFRALAVPTIAAALITGSLTSATAAPARSDTTDSALMADVFRLVNRGTGRCLDAFWSGGGVNGNAVGLWDCNDGVSEQWRLVASGNPGYPYALVNQRSGNRCLDYPAESGGAIGWQFKLWDCNGSASQDLKLVPFGNFYKIYVERNGNAPMDAYSSSGGLNGNPVGIWNDTGSPLQHWTLEPY, encoded by the coding sequence ATGCGCGTCTTCTTCCGTGCACTGGCGGTGCCGACCATCGCCGCAGCGTTGATCACCGGATCGCTCACCTCGGCGACGGCGGCGCCGGCCCGCTCCGACACAACCGATTCGGCTTTGATGGCCGACGTCTTCCGACTTGTCAATCGCGGCACCGGGCGCTGTCTCGACGCTTTCTGGTCCGGCGGCGGTGTCAACGGCAACGCCGTCGGGCTGTGGGACTGCAACGACGGCGTCTCCGAGCAGTGGCGGCTCGTCGCCTCGGGCAACCCCGGCTATCCCTACGCTCTCGTGAACCAGCGGTCGGGCAATCGCTGTCTGGACTACCCGGCCGAGTCGGGAGGCGCCATCGGCTGGCAGTTCAAGCTGTGGGACTGCAACGGTTCGGCGTCGCAGGATCTCAAACTCGTGCCTTTCGGCAACTTCTACAAGATCTACGTGGAGCGCAACGGGAACGCGCCGATGGACGCCTATTCCAGCAGCGGCGGCCTCAATGGCAACCCGGTCGGCATCTGGAACGACACGGGCAGCCCCCTGCAGCACTGGACGCTGGAGCCTTACTAG
- a CDS encoding SH3 domain-containing protein, producing MKKRMLAAYLLISGLALTAGPLAQAGQAAEAAAPSAVVRQDNVCVVNDDGVNFRGGPGTQYPVLGQVNWGQELIFRDRDGVWVMGDLVGGPTGVWIHEAYLDGDGC from the coding sequence ATGAAGAAGCGAATGCTGGCCGCGTACCTCCTGATCAGCGGGCTCGCGCTGACCGCCGGGCCGCTCGCACAGGCCGGGCAGGCGGCGGAGGCCGCCGCCCCGTCCGCTGTCGTGCGGCAGGACAACGTCTGCGTCGTCAACGACGACGGGGTCAACTTCCGAGGCGGCCCCGGCACCCAGTACCCGGTCCTGGGCCAGGTGAACTGGGGGCAGGAGCTCATCTTCCGTGACCGAGACGGCGTCTGGGTCATGGGAGACCTGGTGGGCGGGCCCACCGGAGTCTGGATCCACGAGGCCTACCTCGACGGCGACGGCTGCTGA
- a CDS encoding dihydrofolate reductase family protein codes for MGLIHIELFASLDLVGQSPGGPDEDPVGFPFGGWQAPLLDEVAGAQIGAAYEGTDALLLGRRTYDIFAAYWPHQESGEDNEIATLFNRVPKYVASRGEPDLSWAGSTQLGPDLAGAVREIRDRHEHVKVVGSLNLVQTLLREKLFDRLDLWVHPIVLGVGKKVFDGGAVPTNVTLLEPPVASPKGTVYLRYGLADGTPRTGDMTAPDRGVGHDD; via the coding sequence ATGGGTCTCATTCACATCGAGCTGTTCGCAAGCCTCGACCTCGTCGGGCAGTCGCCCGGTGGCCCCGACGAGGACCCGGTGGGGTTCCCGTTCGGCGGCTGGCAGGCGCCCCTGCTGGACGAGGTCGCCGGGGCGCAGATCGGTGCGGCGTACGAGGGCACGGACGCCCTCCTGCTCGGCCGACGGACGTACGACATCTTCGCCGCCTACTGGCCGCACCAGGAGAGCGGCGAGGACAACGAGATCGCCACGCTCTTCAACAGGGTCCCGAAGTACGTAGCCTCCCGCGGCGAACCCGATCTCTCGTGGGCCGGGTCCACGCAGCTCGGCCCGGATCTGGCCGGCGCCGTGCGCGAGATCCGTGACCGGCACGAGCACGTGAAGGTCGTCGGGAGTCTGAACCTGGTGCAGACCCTGCTGCGCGAGAAGCTCTTCGACCGTCTCGACCTCTGGGTGCACCCGATCGTGCTCGGCGTCGGGAAGAAGGTGTTCGACGGTGGCGCGGTGCCCACGAACGTCACGCTCCTCGAACCACCGGTAGCCAGCCCGAAGGGCACCGTGTATCTGCGCTACGGGCTGGCCGACGGCACGCCCAGGACGGGGGACATGACCGCACCCGATCGCGGTGTCGGGCACGACGACTGA
- a CDS encoding IS701 family transposase yields MDHLFTAIGHHFSRVEPRRRMRDYVRALLAPVARKNSWQLAEHAGHATPDGLQHLLSRARWNPDDIRDDLQTYIAEQLGRPDGVLIVDDSGFLKKGTTSAGVQRQYSGTAGRTENCQIGVFAAYASTAGRALVDRELYLPKSWTDDRDRCRAAKIPDEREFATKNTLAATIVRRALASPLPIAWVTADAAYGQDNRFRRMLETSGVGYVLAVPKSQFSLAGPRIDMVFEQAPDQAWERRSCGAGAKGQRAYDWAAVQLRPVTEYDHQDGVLIRRRWALARRSLSRPDEIAYYLGYAPLDVGVDELVRVAGTRWAIEECFQAAKNECGLDQYEVRRYVGWYRHITLAMLAHAFLAAMSAQAVEKGDPSVRMPRLSRSLWQKCGDSWQLTHP; encoded by the coding sequence CTGGACCACCTCTTCACCGCCATCGGGCACCACTTCAGCCGCGTCGAACCCCGCCGCCGGATGCGGGACTACGTGCGCGCACTACTCGCCCCGGTAGCCCGCAAAAACAGCTGGCAGCTCGCCGAACACGCCGGCCACGCCACCCCCGACGGCCTGCAGCACCTGCTCTCCCGCGCCCGCTGGAACCCCGACGACATCCGCGATGACCTGCAGACCTACATCGCCGAACAACTCGGGCGCCCCGACGGGGTACTGATCGTCGACGACAGCGGCTTCCTGAAGAAGGGCACCACCTCCGCCGGAGTCCAACGGCAGTACTCCGGCACCGCTGGCCGCACCGAGAACTGCCAGATCGGCGTCTTCGCCGCCTACGCCAGCACGGCCGGCCGCGCCCTGGTGGACCGGGAGCTCTACCTGCCCAAGTCCTGGACGGATGACCGTGACCGATGCCGCGCCGCCAAGATCCCCGACGAGCGGGAGTTCGCCACCAAGAACACCCTCGCGGCAACGATCGTCCGCAGAGCTCTGGCCTCGCCGCTGCCGATCGCCTGGGTGACGGCGGACGCCGCCTACGGACAGGACAACCGCTTCCGCCGGATGCTGGAAACGTCCGGCGTCGGCTACGTCCTCGCCGTCCCGAAGTCCCAGTTCTCCCTGGCCGGCCCGCGCATCGACATGGTCTTTGAGCAGGCCCCCGACCAGGCGTGGGAACGCCGTTCCTGCGGCGCGGGCGCGAAGGGGCAGCGCGCGTACGACTGGGCGGCCGTGCAGTTGCGACCGGTTACCGAGTACGACCACCAGGACGGTGTGCTGATCCGGCGACGGTGGGCACTGGCACGGCGCAGCCTGAGCCGCCCGGACGAGATCGCCTATTACCTCGGCTACGCGCCGCTGGATGTCGGCGTGGACGAGCTCGTGCGCGTGGCCGGCACCCGGTGGGCGATCGAGGAGTGTTTCCAGGCGGCGAAGAACGAGTGCGGCCTGGACCAGTACGAGGTCCGCCGCTACGTCGGCTGGTACCGGCACATCACCCTCGCCATGCTCGCCCACGCCTTCCTCGCCGCGATGAGCGCGCAAGCAGTCGAAAAAGGGGATCCATCAGTGAGGATGCCGAGGCTATCGCGCTCACTGTGGCAGAAGTGCGGCGACTCCTGGCAGCTCACGCACCCCTAG
- a CDS encoding response regulator: MTRVLVVEDDPQLVRALVLNLQARKYGVDAAPDGATALRLAAARRPDMVVLDLGLPDMDGVDVIKELRGWTRLPILVLSARRASDEKVAALDAGADDYITKPFSMDELMARLRAAVRRTETAPLAPETVLVVTDDFSIDLLAKKATRAGHDIRLTPTEWHLLEILVTSPGRLITQKHLLQEVWGVSHSNKTNYLRVYMAQLRRKLETDPSHPRCLITEPGMGYRFEG; this comes from the coding sequence GTGACGCGCGTACTGGTGGTGGAGGACGATCCCCAGCTCGTCCGGGCCCTCGTCCTCAACCTTCAGGCACGGAAGTACGGAGTCGACGCCGCACCCGACGGCGCCACCGCGCTCCGTCTCGCCGCCGCACGCCGGCCGGACATGGTCGTCCTCGACCTGGGCCTGCCCGACATGGACGGCGTGGACGTCATCAAGGAACTGCGCGGCTGGACCCGCTTACCGATCCTCGTCCTGTCCGCCCGACGGGCCTCCGACGAGAAGGTCGCCGCCCTCGACGCGGGTGCCGACGACTACATCACCAAGCCGTTCAGCATGGACGAGTTGATGGCCCGGCTGCGGGCCGCCGTCCGCCGTACGGAGACCGCCCCGCTCGCACCGGAGACGGTGCTGGTCGTCACGGACGACTTCAGCATCGACCTGCTGGCCAAGAAGGCCACCCGAGCCGGACACGACATACGCCTCACGCCGACCGAATGGCATCTGCTGGAGATCCTGGTCACCAGCCCCGGGCGCCTCATCACGCAGAAGCACCTGCTCCAGGAGGTGTGGGGCGTCTCGCACAGCAACAAGACCAACTACCTCCGGGTCTACATGGCGCAACTGCGCCGAAAACTGGAGACGGACCCCTCCCACCCCCGCTGCCTCATCACGGAACCCGGCATGGGCTACCGCTTCGAAGGCTGA
- a CDS encoding potassium-transporting ATPase subunit C: MNNSVTNTARLLWAGLRALLVLTVVTGVLYPLAITGVAQGLFDDKANGSEITSNGKVVGSSLIGQAYNLPLKKGQETPEPDLKWFQGRPQNGLGANSVNTQYKLILSGATNRSGDNGAVDGVCPTDPAKAEEATLCQWVVAAKQAVIKDNSVNGYTVTSVPPDAVTSSGSGLDPDISPQYADIQVHRIAAKNGLSVDQVQKLVDEHTDGRTLGFIGEPTVNVLQLNIALKELVAKS, translated from the coding sequence ATGAACAACTCGGTTACGAACACTGCCCGGTTGCTCTGGGCCGGCCTGCGTGCCCTCCTCGTACTCACGGTGGTGACGGGCGTCCTCTACCCGCTGGCCATCACCGGCGTCGCCCAGGGCCTCTTCGACGACAAGGCGAACGGCTCGGAGATCACGTCGAACGGCAAGGTCGTCGGCTCCTCACTCATCGGCCAGGCGTACAACCTGCCGCTGAAGAAGGGCCAGGAGACCCCGGAGCCCGACCTGAAGTGGTTCCAGGGACGTCCGCAGAACGGGCTGGGCGCCAACAGCGTCAACACCCAGTACAAGCTGATCCTGTCCGGCGCCACCAACCGCTCCGGCGACAACGGCGCGGTCGACGGCGTCTGCCCGACGGACCCGGCCAAGGCGGAGGAAGCCACCCTCTGCCAGTGGGTCGTCGCCGCCAAGCAGGCCGTCATCAAGGACAACTCCGTGAACGGCTACACCGTCACGAGCGTGCCACCCGACGCGGTCACCTCCTCCGGCTCCGGCCTGGACCCGGACATCTCCCCGCAGTACGCGGACATCCAGGTCCACCGGATCGCGGCGAAGAACGGGCTGTCCGTCGACCAGGTGCAGAAGCTGGTCGACGAGCACACCGACGGCCGCACCCTCGGCTTCATCGGCGAGCCCACCGTCAACGTCCTCCAACTCAACATCGCGCTCAAGGAACTCGTGGCGAAGAGCTGA